The Ostrinia nubilalis chromosome 27, ilOstNubi1.1, whole genome shotgun sequence genomic interval ataaaataaaaattactttaaacaaaatatcaagaaaataaacactggtaaaaaatcaaaactaaaacttttaaaaacacaccagataaaaaattgaaaattgcataataaaaaaggctctgatatgcaatcgtcagaggtgcatagaaataaatataaaaaaaaaaaaaaaaaaaaaaaaaaaaaaaacctaaccagtcCCCCCGCGCCCCTCGAGCCGAGCGTCACGCTTTTGACGAGCTCCCAGTACAAAAATTTGAAGTTGCGGGTTTTTTCGCACGAATCACATCGAGTGGCATATCAAAAGAAGCGCGCTGCCGAGACGAACAACGTGgtgaaaaaatcatcaaaatcggACAAAGTGTGTGAAAGTTACGAGTGAAAAATTGAATTTCTAACCTCACAAACACTCAGTGCAATTGAAAGTGACCTTAAACCAGTTTGTTACCACaagtgttatacatcaaaagaaGCGTCTCGACGAGTCTGTGCCAAAGCTGAAAAGTTTCTGAAAATCGGTTCGCGTTTCAGCGACTTATGGTCAAAAAACCGTTTTCAAAACTTCCAGCGGCTCCAGCTCGAGATCTTCAGCGGTGACCTGTAACTTTTAATTGCTGATCCTGTGCACCTCGACGTCCCCTACCCCTCGAGACTtcccaaaaaattttttggCGAACCCTCGGGGTGGGAGACACAGAAAAATATAAACCACGTGGCACGTGGTCCGTCTTTTTGAGTCTTTTGGCTCAAAAGAAGACCACCATCACATCGGCCTCGTCAAGACCTTTTCAACGACACCCAACACGTGGGGGTTGCAACGGTGGAACAACCCCAAACCGGCGTTGCAAACTTTGAGGCAGCCCTGGAGACGACGCAGCGGTGACAACCCTGAAACAAAAAATTGAACATTAAAGTTAAGTTTTAGTTTtataagtgttttaaatttggtgaaaaaatattcagtattttagaagatatttagattttaaagttttaaaaaattgtttaagGGTGAAAACCACCCCCTATattaacaaaatttttataGTATAAAATAGAAGATTGAATTAATATATCcacgtttttagtttttaaatttaGTAATATAACATAGTCTAAATTAGCATTACCAACTTATTTGCggttaatttttaagtaaacaaagttttgtaaattaaaaatataatagaagGGGTGAtccaaaaattttgattaaagtGTCGTTCGATAGAGCCCTTTACACCCTATCCAACGACACCATCAAATCCCGGGCGTCACCAGGATCGGGGAATATTTTTGACCTGGAATACAAAGTGAACTCGCCAAAAAAGTGCACAAATAAGTTGGGAATTACCAGGTCACTATCTTTAAGTTAATATAATTCGAAAATTAAAAGATCTAATACGATTTCACTATTTTTGCCGGTATCCTGGGCCCAAGTCTTTGATAGTTCAtgtaaaaaatttcaaaattctgAACTTgtaattttcgaaaaattttttcAGGCACAAGGGGTAGTTTTTTCAGGATTTCTTCTCAGCAAGAAAAAATCCATTTTTAAACAGTTTCAGATTCTagcatcaaattatttttaaattagttaacAAAAATACAAGGTCGTTTTGaaatttttggcaaaaatcataacaaaaattaaataggttaaaattgaaattaaaaatataattacattagatatatattataatagtccatagttttattagtttgtttttaaaaattttaaaatctgCAACACACACTGTTTTCAGCGGctaaatagttttaaaagctGTTGTTTTACGAACTTGGCCTGAAAAGCATTAAGGTCggcatttttcgaaaattttaaaGTCCAGAAACATAAAGCATTAAATTTAGAATCAGGAggttaaagttttaaaatttttggtTACATATCTTCGCGCgtatttctaattaaaaaaggtaaacaaacaaaattttcaaaaaattcaGAGGGTCATATTTCGGAAACCGgacaaaaattttcaaaaagtcTCGACGCTAAGGCTATTTTTTCGACCGGCTCTACACATACTCTTAAAATCAAAATTCTAAATTCAAAATTCGGGGGGGTCATTTTCGGTTTCGAATTACGTAAACCGAAACTAGGTCAAATTTTCTAAAATCTGTATCTCGGCAACCATTAGGCCTATCGACACGGGGTTTTCGGCTAATAACGTAGTTTGCCGAGAGCTACAAATTTGGTGAAGAGTCCAAGACTCTACGTAGAGCCGGTAGAGTTTTAAATATTAGGGCTTATTATTTCGGGGGTGAAAAAAGTAGTCCGTAATTACATCTTCGAATCATAATTGAAAAAACGGACTAACTCTACTTGCAAGTAGAGACACTCATTTCTGACTCTACCATTTCTAGCAGGTAGTACCACACTGTAGAGCACGCTGAGACCTGAACAACGAGCCCTCGCACGACCCTCTGCGACCTCGGACTCCGGAGTTACAGGCGTTTTAACATCTGGCAGCCATTTTGGGCCGCCATCTTGCTTTTGTAAAATAAGCCATAACTTCGGATAGGAGCGTCGTAGGAGTACGGGGTTTTCGTTAGCATTGAAGGCTCGACCTACCCGACTGAACCCAGGCGGCAAACTGCAAATCCGACGCGACTCTACTTTTAGTAGAGCTAATAGCATTTTCGGATAGAGCTCGCGGAGACGTTTTCAGGGACCCGCCGCACGCCGCTCTGCGACGCACCGTTCAGGAGCTAGACCTAATCGAAGTTTACGTCGGCCATTTTGGACGCCATATTGGAAATCTTCAAAGTCTCGCAACTTCGCTCCTGGTGGTCGTAGCGCGACGGGGTTTTGGGTGAATATAAGCCCACAGCTAGGCCTACAGGAAGGCGTGCAGCGCGTTGCTCTAGGTAGAGTCAATctctacatttaattttattttgtatttttaattttaaaattttatttattattaaggtgTTAGTATTAAGTAGCTATAGGGACAACAGAGGGCCAAATTGAGGACTCTACATAAAAAAATTGACATAGCAAAAATTAATTttgcaattttaaaaataaaaattttaattgacATACCAATTGTAGACATCCGGGTGAGCATCCTCGCTGGAACAGACACGTAGGTAGAGCGCGacctgaaataaaataaaaggttagTACAAGTAGCAgatacacatacacacacacatacacactaacatacacatacacacacattcacacacacttacataaacatataacCACATACATACACGCACCATACACTCATACACGCACGCACACATATACATAAACACTCACACTCacacaaaataaatagttaCATACTCTACCATACTTACCCTACCTGTCCCGTAGACACACGTGAACCGAGTTTTTTGACCGGTACACCTAGATTTAAGACTCGACTGTTTTCAGTGCCTTttatagttaatttatttaccctatttattatttaatatcttaattttactctgtttttatttttattttatttttacactatttcattttatttttactgtgttCCGTGTTTTTACGACCGGTCTACTTTGTAGGCACTGATTTTAGCTATTTTAtatttaacttttaaattttgaCGAGGCTCTCCCCATTAAAATGTTTGCCATGACCCACACCCCGCACAAGAAGACGGCTGAACAGCCGACCACATCCCCAACCGGTGACAAGGAGAGGGCAGGACCCTCGCCTACCAGTAAGACTGCAGTCTCCAGCGTGAGACGGTGTATAGGAGAGGGAGAAAATGCGATGATAGATCCAAAACCGAGCACCTCAGTGACACAGGCTCACTCGCAGCTAATAAGCATTTCTCCACCCATGAAAGCTGCCACAAAGGCCACAAACCAGCCGAAGCCAAAGCAGAAGCCGGTACCCCTAACTGACCCACGATTGACCACGCGTAGGACTTCCGTGGACGCTCCAGTGGCAGCCACGAAGTCATCGCCAGCCGAAAAACCCAAGGGTAAGGTTCAGGAGGGTCGCGTTTGGCTCGTAAAGGCCAAAACGCATGTGACTGAGTCTCGCAATCTGCGAGGTGACCTGAAGGAGGGGTTACTGACGGCGGTAGACAAACTCTACCAACTCCTAAAAGAGACAGCGGCTGAACTTGAAGAGGAAAAGAGGAAAAACGGGGAAACAAAGGACAAGGGGAAGGAAGAAGAAGGAAGGAAGAAGGATGATAAGGTAGAAGGAAAACATCAGGATAGCGAGGCTGTAGATCGTAGAGCGCAACAAGAAGAGATGTTCAGACTTCTAAGAGAGCAGAGTGCCAAGATTGACCAAACAAACCTCGAACTGATAAAGCTCAGGGAGTCTGTCGATCACAGCCAAGCAGTAGCAGCCACCCAGAGAGCGTCTTACGCCCAAGTCGTAGCTGACCAGAACAGAAGACAGGCGAGCGATAGGAGCTCTTTACACTCCATCGTCGTCACTTCTCGCGATGAGGCTGAGGACAGCGAAGAGGTCCTGAAACAGGTCCGCCAGGCTGTCAACGCCAAAGACGGCTGGGTGACTGTAGAGAGGGTGAGGAGGGTGAAGGACAGGAAGGTTATACTAGGATGCAGAACAATAGAGGAACGCCAGAAGGTTCAGGAGCGGTTGAAGAGTGCAGGAGATCGGCTGCTTGTCGAGGAAATGAAAAACCAGGACCCAATGCTGGCCCTCAAGGATGTACTATCGTACAATAGCAATGACGATGTCATCGCAGCCTTGAGGAACCAGAACGGAGGGGTTTTCCACGGCCTCGACAAGGCAGACGACAGAGTCGAGTTTAAGTTTCGCCGAAAGGCGAGAAACCCGCTCATGAGCCACGTCGTCCTTAGGGTGTCACCACAAATCTATAACCGCATGATGCACAACGGAACGGTACATATTGATATGCAGAGGGTGAAGGTCGAAGACCAGTCCCCTTTAGTCCAATGCTCGATGTGCCTAGCGTACGGCCATGGTAGACGTTTCTGTAAGGAGACTGTGCCGAGGTGCAGTCACTGTGGCGGTTCACATATGCGGAGTGAATGTGCAGAATGGCTGGCGACGGCAGCACCAACATGCTGCAATTGCATAGCAGCCAAAGTTGACACCTCGACCGAGCACAACGCCTTTAGCTCTGAGTGCCCTGTGCGTAGGAGGTGGGAGGCACTGGCTAGAGCTAAGGTAGCGTATTGCTAAGGGCAACGATGGCGTTCCCGGGGCAGGCAGCCCCGCCAGAGGATATACAGCAGCCCAAGCAAACCTCCAGAGGAAGGAACTGGCAACCCTCGAACTCATGATTGAGGCCAGTGAGCGAAAACTCGCATTTGCGCTGCTCCAGGAGCCGTATGTGGGCGGGGTGAGAAGGATGAAGGGCTATCGTGGGGCGAGAATCTTTCAGAACGCGGCAGTAGGAGATGGGACTGTGAAGGCGGCAATTGCTGTCTTTAATGACGATCTTGACGTCATCCAGTGCCCGAAACTCACAAACAACAATATTGTTGTAGTGAGGATCCGAACCGCGGCCTGGGAAATCGCGGCGGTGTCCTTCTACTTCGAACCGGATCAGCCCATAGAGCCATACTTGGAGCAGCTTCGTACCATCAGAGAGGAGCTGGGCTCTACACCATTGCTGTTAGGTGGCGATAGCAACGCCAAGAGTACCTGGTGGGGCAGCACCGTAGAAGACCACAGGGGAAAAGAACTGTCCGGGACCCTGGAAGAGTCTGGGCTTCAGGTACTGAACAATGGTGATACGCCGACTTTTGACACCGTTAGAGGTGGAAGGGCGTATACCAGTCACGTCGACATTACAGCCTGTACCGCAGACCTACTAGATGTAGTCGATAACTGGAGGGTAGACCAGACTGTGACGAGCTCGGACCACAACACCATCCTATTCCACATCGCTCTACGCAAGAGCAAAGGCCTAAAAGTAGAGAGGACAACTAGGCTCTACAACACGAAAAAGGCTGACTGGGACATTTTTAGGCGTGTGCTTCTGGAACAAAAATTGGCAAACAACATTACTGTAGAGACGGTAAATAACATACTCACCAAAACAGATTTGGAATCTTTGGTCCAGAAGTACACAAGTTGCATTACGGTTGCGTGCAAGGAGAGCATGCCGGCCAAGAAGACCAAGGAGGTCTTAGGAGTCCCATGGTGGAATGACGAGCTCGCGAGGCTGAAAAGGGTTACCACTACCTTCAGGCGCAGAATTAAGAACGCGGCACCGCACCGCAGAGATATAGTGGTAGCCCAGTACCTAGAGAAGAAAGAAGCCTACGAGTGCCAAGCCAAGAAAGCCCAAATTGACAGTTGGAAAGCGTTCTGCGAGAAGCAAGATCGGGAAGGACTCTGGGAGGGTATTTATAGAGTCATTAGAAGGACCACCAGGAGACAAGAGGACTTGACCCTAACCAAAGACGGTGCATTCTTGAACCCAGTAGAATCGGTGTGCCTACTAGCAGAAGTATTCTACCCGAAAGACCTGAAGGAAACGGACAATGAGGATCATCGCCGGACCAGAATGGCGGCAGAGCGAGTAAACGAACCGAGACATGATGAACAACATGACCCGCCGTTTACTTCGCTGGAGCTAAGGACCGCGATGGGCAGCTTCAATCCGAAGAAGGCCCCAGGAGCGGATGGCTTCACAGCTGACATCTGCAGTCGAGCGATCGCCCAGGATCTGGACGCATTCCTTGCCCTGGCCAACAAGTGCCTCACATTGGGGTGCTTCCCGGACACATGGAAGGAGGCCACGGTGGTGGTATTAAGAAAACCGGGCAAGGAAGACTACACGAACCCCAAAGCATACAGACCGATAGGTCTACTGCCAGTTTTGGGGAAGATCCTGGAGAAGATGATAGTAGCAAGGATGAAGTGGCACCTAGTACCGAGGATTAGTACTCGCCAGTACGGATTCATGCCCCAGAGGAGCACCGAGGACGCCCTCTATACTCTAGTGAACCATATTCAGGGTAAGATTAAGCTGAAGAAGCTGGTAACCCTAGTCTCACTGGATATAGAGGGGGCCTTCGATAGCGCATGGTGGCCAGCAATCAGAGTCCGTCTGGCTGAGGAAAAGTGTCCGGTCAATATCAGGAGGCTACTGGATAGCTATCTCGACTGTAGAAAGGTCAGAGTTAGGTACGCCGGGGAAGAATGCACGAGGAGCACGAACAAGGGATGTGTGCAAGGGTCAATCGGTGGTCCCATCCTGTGGAACATCCTCCTTGACCCTCTACTGCGCGACTTGGAAGACATGGGATACTACGTGCAGGCGTTCGCGGACGATGTGGTCATGCTTTTTGATGGGGACTCTGGTCTCGAGGTATCGAGACAGGCCAATGCCGCTttagcctatgttcagcaatggggTGTTCGAAATAAGTTGAGATTTGCGCCACACAAGACCTGCGCAATGGTCATGACGAAGAAACTGAGATACGACAACCCATTGCTGACCATGGGAGGAGTGAACATTGAGGTCTCGAAGGAGGTGAAATTATTAGGCGTCATTATAGATGAGAAGCTTACCTTCAACACACATGTTGCTACGCAGTGCAAAAAGGCACTCGATATTTATAAGCAACTGTCGAAAGCAGCAAAGGTAAACTGGGGGCTTCACCCCGAAGTTATACGCACCATCTATATTGCTACAGTAGAGCCAATAATTATGTATGCCGCAGCGGCGTGGGCTCCCGCGTCGGAAAAACTAGGTGTGCGAAAGTTGCTCTCCACTGTGCAACGGGGTTTTGCCCAAAAGCTCTGTAAATCTTATCGCACAGTCTCTCTACACTCGGCTCTGGCGTTGGCGGGGATACTTCCTCTCGACCTTAGAATACAGGAGGCAGCCGCCCTGTATAAGGCCAGGAGAGGGTCGCCCCCGCCTGCTCTAGGAGATAGAGAGACCGAGAGTGTGATACGATTTTCAGAAGCTCTACATCCGGCGGAACATATAGACCTGGAGTTCATGAGCTTGGTAGACCAACAGCGTGTAGAGCAGCATAACATGCAGGCGGTGCGCATATTTACAGACGGAAGTAAGATTGAGGGGAAAGTCGGAGCCGCATTATCCGTATGGAATAATGAGGCCGAGACCAGTAGCCTCAAGCTTGCTCTGTCTGCGTACTGCTCAGTTTACCAGGCGGAACTCTTGGCTATATGCAAAGCTTCGGGCATGATCCTGAGAAGGGGGGAGGATAGTTATGGCGTATATAGCGATTCGAGGGCAGCGCTGGAGACGATCGCCAACCATGGCTCTCTTCATCcccttgcagtggagactaggAAGAACCTGCGGACGGCCTTGGCCCAGGGCAAAGCTGTGTCTTTGTTCTGGGTGAAAGCCCACGCAGGTCTTCCAGGCAACGAACGCGCGGACGAACTGGCGAAGGAGGCGGCTCTCTCATTAAAAAGAAAACCGGACTATGATAAGTGTCCTGTATCACACGTCAGGAAACTTTTACGTGATACAACTCTAGATCGATGGAACAGCAGATATCTAGACGGTGACACAGCTTCCATAACGAAGGTCTTCTTACCAGATGCCATCCAGGCATATAAGTTCGTCCGAAAGATAGGGCCGACGGGAATGCTCACTCAAATATTGACGGGGCATGGTGGGTTCTCTCAGTACTTGAACCGTTTCAAGTGCAGGGACAACCCATCATGCGCCTGCGATCCAGCGCGCGAAGAAACGGTTGTTCACCTCCTTACGGAGTGCCCAATCCACAATCGCGAGCGCTTTGATTTAGAAAATAGACTTGATTTAACAGTCAACAAAGAAAATTTGCACACATTACTGGTTAGTAAAAATAGTAGAGAgaggtttattaattattgtctgGAAATATGCAAAACTGTCAATAAAAGAAATAGTACATAAGACTCCCATACATACTGCTATATATAATAGGTTTATTATATACGTTTGTGTGTAAAACAGTACTATATAAGATAAATAGACAGTAAGAAACAAAATTTTAGAATTATATAGAAGCACTAAACATAAGAGAAAATGTAAAATAGAAACTAAGTTCAATTGTAATgtgtaataaagaaaaaatcgGCGTTAAATCATTATTCAGCCAGAAGGCCTAAGAAATTGCATGGAAAAAGAATGAGAAAGATAAAAAAGAGAACCCCTTGAGCAAAAGAATCCTTGAAAAAATATCAGGGGAAATGAgccgaataaaaaaaaaaaaaaaaaaaaaaaaaaaaaaaaaaaaaaaaacctaacctaacctaacctaacctaacctaacctaacctaacctaacctaacctaacctaacctaacctaacctaacctaacctaaccaccCGCACACACAACATATAGTGATGAGCGTTTCCCCGACCATCTGGCAGCGAGCGACTGAAGCGGGAACCGTGCACATCGACCTGCAGAACATCAGAGTGGCCGACCAGTCACCTCTCGTGCAGTGCACCAGGTGTCTGGGCTACGGCCACAGCAAGAGATTCTGCACGGAGTCCGCGGATGTCTGCAGCCACTGTGGGGGGGCACACGTCagcaccgactgcgccgagaagctcgctggcgGGGCACCGTCGTGCCGGAACTGCCAGCGGGCCAAAGCGGAGCAGGTCCAGCACAATGCTTTTAGCAGTgactgcccagtgcgcaggcggtgggaCGCGTTGGCCAGGTCCACAGTGGCCTATTGCTAAGGTGGTCATGGGGAGTAAGATCCAGCTCACGAAAAATGAATCTCACATACTCCTTGTCATCGGTGTTAGGCGGTTAGGAATTTTAATGACGTCacatcaaaattttgagtttcaaaactccattcttacttttttggcagacaaaaacaaaattcaaaatttaatctcgaaattaaaactaaaattgcAAAATGGAGTCAATTTGATGTTCAAATTGAACCTTTTGAAAACCATAGCAGACAACCACGGCAAAAACTCCCAAGAACTTAGTAAAATGTTGACACAGTATTATGAAAATACAGTAGAACAACATTTTAGGCAATAAAAAGTCTGAATTTGGAAATAACAATTTTAATCTCGAAAAATAACATTCGGCACAAACTTCAAGAAAAAttcaaaagtaaacaaaatgaaGAACAAAATTTTTAGATAAAGTAGAACAAAAAATTTAGAATTAAAATAAGAAAGCAAATCGGcacaaaatatgaaaattaagaTAGTAACTATAACatagaaatttggtaaaatgtttcaaaagttgacaacaaatagtaaaataaaacaagcaAAAACTCAAAAACAACTAACTTTAAAACCCTAAAACCCATAGCAAATAAATGAACAAAATTAATACGAAAGGCTCTGATATGCATACGTCAGaggtataagaaaaaaaaaaaaaaaaaaaaaaaaaaaaaaaaaaaaaaaaaaaacctaacctaacctaacctaacctaacctaacctttttttttttttttttttttttttaaggtggtaaaaatgcataaaattgcatacccgccgctgggtcaggcgacgggttatgtggggctctccccgccagaagggcggggcctacccactaaaaatccacCAGTCTCCATCTCTCTGTGTGGTGGGGATGACGGTGTAGCCAAGCCTTTCCCGCTTGCCCCTACCAACACAGTTTGTCCGCAAATGCAGACCCAACTCATGACCACTGCCTACTCTGTAGAGGTGAATGGGTGGTTTCACCTCTAGACCCGGAGACTATATTTACAGTATGTACAGTGTCATTATGTACATTAGGAACATATGTACAGACTGTACAGAAACTATTTACATACCATAATATATACAATTGAGGCCGGCGACCAGGTGTAGAAAGCCTGTCCGCCGACGACCAACTAACCTACTCTTTATACAATTGAGGCCAGCGACCAGGTGTAGAATGCCTGTCCGCCGACGACCAACTATCCTGCTCTATATACAAGTGAAGCCGGCGACCAGGTGTAGAAAGCCTGTCCGCCGGCGACCATCTAACCTACTCTATGACCAGAAACAATGACTAGCATCAAGGCTGGCGAGCAAAAGCCCGCCGCCTTCGACCGACTCTTCTTCGGCGTATGGGATCAGAGAAGGGATCATCCTCCCTGTCCCTTTCAGCCGCCTCCTTTTCGGCCATAACGGTCTCGCAGAATGACCGAACTGCGTCAAAGCCGGTGTCGCCGCCGACCATGGCCCTAACCAATGCCGGCAGCGTAATGTCCTGTCCAATCGCCGCACGGAGTGTTGTCCTGTGCGGCGCCCACGCATTGCACACTTCCACGGTGTGCTCTGCGGTGTCGTCACTGTTGCCACAATGGTGGCAGTCGGCCGATCTCTCACGACCGATCCTGTGCAGGTATCTACCGAAGCAGCCATGCCCGGTCAACACCTGCACCATCCGGTAAGTGAGAGATCGGCCGCGCCGCTCCATCCACTCTCGTACATAAGGCTGCAGTGAGTCGATCGTCCGGTGACCCGCGCTGGGCTCCGTCAGACAGACCGACCACTCGTCCACAATAGTGTTGCGGGCCTCCTCCCTCCAGTGCTCGACTTCCCGTGGTGCCGGCGGGTTACCGCTGCGCTTTGCGGCAGCAGTGTGGTGGTAAACCTCCGCCAGCACTTTGGCCTCGAGCTCCCAGGGAGGGGTACCAGCAAGCGCACAAGCTGCTTCTCTGCCGACAGTGCTGTAGGCACGCACCATCCTTATTGCCATCACACGCTGCGGCCTCCGAAGTGCCGTCAG includes:
- the LOC135084759 gene encoding uncharacterized protein LOC135084759, giving the protein MFAMTHTPHKKTAEQPTTSPTGDKERAGPSPTSKTAVSSVRRCIGEGENAMIDPKPSTSVTQAHSQLISISPPMKAATKATNQPKPKQKPVPLTDPRLTTRRTSVDAPVAATKSSPAEKPKGKVQEGRVWLVKAKTHVTESRNLRGDLKEGLLTAVDKLYQLLKETAAELEEEKRKNGETKDKGKEEEGRKKDDKVEGKHQDSEAVDRRAQQEEMFRLLREQSAKIDQTNLELIKLRESVDHSQAVAATQRASYAQVVADQNRRQASDRSSLHSIVVTSRDEAEDSEEVLKQVRQAVNAKDGWVTVERVRRVKDRKVILGCRTIEERQKVQERLKSAGDRLLVEEMKNQDPMLALKDVLSYNSNDDVIAALRNQNGGVFHGLDKADDRVEFKFRRKARNPLMSHVVLRVSPQIYNRMMHNGTVHIDMQRVKVEDQSPLVQCSMCLAYGHGSPARGYTAAQANLQRKELATLELMIEASERKLAFALLQEPYVGGVRRMKGYRGARIFQNAAVGDGTVKAAIAVFNDDLDVIQCPKLTNNNIVVVRIRTAAWEIAAVSFYFEPDQPIEPYLEQLRTIREELGSTPLLLGGDSNAKSTWWGSTVEDHRGKELSGTLEESGLQVLNNGDTPTFDTVRGGRAYTSHVDITACTADLLDVVDNWRVDQTVTSSDHNTILFHIALRKSKGLKVERTTRLYNTKKADWDIFRRVLLEQKLANNITVETVNNILTKTDLESLVQKYTSCITVACKESMPAKKTKEVLGVPWWNDELARLKRVTTTFRRRIKNAAPHRRDIVVAQYLEKKEAYECQAKKAQIDSWKAFCEKQDREGLWEGIYRVIRRTTRRQEDLTLTKDGAFLNPVESVCLLAEVFYPKDLKETDNEDHRRTRMAAERVNEPRHDEQHDPPFTSLELRTAMGSFNPKKAPGADGFTADICSRAIAQDLDAFLALANKCLTLGCFPDTWKEATVVVLRKPGKEDYTNPKAYRPIGLLPVLGKILEKMIVARMKWHLVPRISTRQYGFMPQRSTEDALYTLVNHIQGKIKLKKLVTLVSLDIEGAFDSAWWPAIRVRLAEEKCPVNIRRLLDSYLDCRKVRVRYAGEECTRSTNKGCVQGSIGGPILWNILLDPLLRDLEDMGYYVQAFADDVVMLFDGDSGLEVSRQANAALAYVQQWGVRNKLRFAPHKTCAMVMTKKLRYDNPLLTMGGVNIEVSKEVKLLGVIIDEKLTFNTHVATQCKKALDIYKQLSKAAKVNWGLHPEVIRTIYIATVEPIIMYAAAAWAPASEKLGVRKLLSTVQRGFAQKLCKSYRTVSLHSALALAGILPLDLRIQEAAALYKARRGSPPPALGDRETESVIRFSEALHPAEHIDLEFMSLVDQQRVEQHNMQAVRIFTDGSKIEGKVGAALSVWNNEAETSSLKLALSAYCSVYQAELLAICKASGMILRRGEDSYGVYSDSRAALETIANHGSLHPLAVETRKNLRTALAQGKAVSLFWVKAHAGLPGNERADELAKEAALSLKRKPDYDKCPVSHVRKLLRDTTLDRWNSRYLDGDTASITKVFLPDAIQAYKFVRKIGPTGMLTQILTGHGGFSQYLNRFKCRDNPSCACDPAREETVVHLLTECPIHNRERFDLENRLDLTVNKENLHTLLRATEAGTVHIDLQNIRVADQSPLVQCTRCLGYGHSKRFCTESADVCSHCGGAHVSTDCAEKLAGGAPSCRNCQRAKAEQVQHNAFSSDCPVRRRWDALARSTVAYC